Part of the Dehalococcoidia bacterium genome, TGAGACCACTCTTGACACATGTATCCCTGTTCTGGTGGCTTGCTGATAGAGTGTGGAGTGGGATGACCTTCGGCTTTTTGCAGATACTAAGTTCGAGAAGGTGCAACAAGCAGCCATGTAAGTATATGTTTACATACATTTACATTATACGCGAAACTCAACTTGTGTCAAACCCGTGTCTATTCCAATGCAAATTGACCCCAGCAGGCCCACTCTGGGCCAGAAACGACTAGCTCCTCAATGAGGTGCAAAACATGGCAGTATGTGATAGGGGAAAGGTCCACGGATCGATGACATCCATCCTCTGTTTGGCGACTTTGGTAATTCTGGTATAATGCATCTACCATGCCGAGGTTTGAGATCATCGATCACACCGCTGATATCGGAATCATCGCCTACGGCCAGAGCGTCGAAGAGGTTTTCCTCAATGCGGCCTATGGGATGTTCTCCTTGGTAGCCGATCTGGATAAGGTGAGAGAAAAGAGCAGCAGAGAGATTGTTGCCGAAGCCCCGGATCAGGAAGAGCTGCTGGTAACATGGCTGAACGAACTCCTCTATCTCTTCGATGCCGAGGGACTGATCTTCAGCAAATTCGAGATCGTCAATTTGAGGCAGGACTATCTGGAAGCTGTTGCTCATGGTGAAAAGATCGATCCTTCGCGCCACAATCTGCAGTCCCAGGTCAAGGCGGCCACTTATTACCTGCTCAAACTGGAGCATCATAAAGATGGTTTCAAAGCTCAGGTCATTCTGGATATTTGAGGGCTCACGGATCGGGGATTACCCCCGAACATTTGGGCAAGGTGGATGAATATGGCTTCGCGCTGGAGGGAATTCCTCAGAAAAATCGATGACTATCGATGGGAGATAAGCCCCGACTATAAACCCGGAATGCAAGTGCCGGGCCTCCTCTACGCCGATAAAAAGATGCTGGACCAGATCGGCGAAGAGCAGTCGCCGGAGCAGGTGGCGAATGTAGCTTTCCTTCCCGGAATCGTGGGGAAATCGATGGCCATGCCCGATATTCACTGGGGTTATGGCTTCCCTATCGGCGGGGTTGCTGCCACACGTGTCTCCGATGGGGTGGTTTCACCTGGCGGGGTAGGATTCGATATCAATTGCGGGGTGCGTCTTCTGCTCACCAACCTGACGGAAAAAGACGTCAGCCCCAGAATCGAAAAAACCATCGCAGCGTTGTTCACTGATATCCCCTCAGGTCTGGGCTCAGAAGGCCGGATCAAGCTCGCCGGGAATCAGGTCAACAGGGTCTTGCGCCATGGGGCCCGATGGGCGGTCGAAGAGGGTTATGGAACC contains:
- a CDS encoding archease, coding for MPRFEIIDHTADIGIIAYGQSVEEVFLNAAYGMFSLVADLDKVREKSSREIVAEAPDQEELLVTWLNELLYLFDAEGLIFSKFEIVNLRQDYLEAVAHGEKIDPSRHNLQSQVKAATYYLLKLEHHKDGFKAQVILDI